AGGCGAAGTGGACCTTGGAGGAGGTAAGAGCATGCAAAGGAGAAGCTATTGCGCTGAAGCCTCTGATAAACCGTCTGTAAAAGTTAGCAAAACCTAGGAATTGCTGAACTTTGCGACGGCTATCCGGAGTGGGCCATTCGGCCACAGCGCTAACTTTAGCCAGGTCCATTTGCACCCTTCCCGGGGCTACGATGAAGCCCAGGAAGGAGATGGTTTCGGCATGGAACTCACTTTTTTCTGCCTTGACATACAGTCTATTGTCTAATAGACGCTTGAGCACGGCCGCTACGTGTCTCTGGTGTGTAACGAGGTCGGGAGGGTAGATCAGTATGTCATCTAAGTAAACATACACAAATAGATCTATAAAGTCCCTTAATACGTCGTTTATCATGGCTTGGAACACCGCGGGTGCATTAGTGAGTCCGAATGGCATGACTAGGTATTCATAATGTCCGCTGGGGGTGTTAAACCCCGTTTTCCACTCATCCCCTTCCCTGATTCTAACCAGGTGATAGGCGTTTCTGAGAACAAGTTTTGTGAATATTCGGGCCTGCTGAAGCTGGTCAAATACTGACGACATGAGGGGAAGGGGATAACGGTTCTTTACAGTTATAGCGTTAAGCGGACTATAGTCAATGCATGGGCGAAGCGACCCGTCTTTCTTACCCACGAAGAAGAACCCTGCTCCggcctgagaggaggaggggcgtaTCAGCCCTGCTTTGAGAGAGGTTTGGATGTAATCCGTCATAGCCTTCCTCTCCGTTCCAGAAACCGAATAAAGCCGGCCCTTGGGAATAATGGAGCCTGGGAGCAGGTCTATGGCACAGTCGTAGGGTCTGTGAGGGGGTAGAGACAGGGCTTTGTCCTTGCTAAAAACCTCCTTGAGGTGGTGGTAACATGCCAGTACGGAGGTCAGGTTGGTCTCggtgtctgtggtgacattaAGGGAGACATGGTTAATCGTGGACACATTTTCAGCTTGGTTCTGATGGGACTTACAGTGATTAGTGCATTCACCCCCCCAGCCCATAATAGTTCCAGTTTTCCAGTTTATGAGGGGGTTGTTTTCCCGCAGCCAGGGATAACCCAGGATCAAAGTCTGTGTGGGagagtgaaacaggaaaaagttCATTATTTCCTTATGACCCTGGACATAGGTTTCCAGGGGCTCAGTGGTATGGGTGATGAGGAACAGCTCCTTACCGTCCAAAGCACGTGCTCGCACTGGGGCAGTCAGAGGCTCAGTCTTGAGCCCCAACTTAGCTGCTAAATCCCACGTCATTAGACtttcgtctgcccctgagtctaTGAGTGCGTTCAGGTGTGAGATAATGGTATTGTGTTTTACCTGAATCGGCGTGAAGATTTGTGATGCAGCAACCATCTGGGGGGTTGAACTCACCGGCTTAGTTTTCTTTTTGGCCGGGCATGAGGCAATGAGGTGACCCGTCTCTCCGCAGTAGAAGCACCGTCCCTCGGTTAGTCTGCGTTGACGCTCCTCGGGTGTCAGCCGAGTTCGACCCAGTTGCATGGGTTCGAATTTTCCCTCGGATCCCGAGTGCTGGGACGAGTCTGGGGACGGATGACGGGCCGTGTAGGATTAAGAGCACGAAAGCCCCTTTCCTCCTGTGTCCGGCTGCCTCGGTCTTGCTTGAGTTCGTGGATCCTGTTTTCGGTCCGGATAGCCAGAGCTATCAGCGAGTCGAGGTCCGGGGGGAGGTCCAAGGGAACCAGCATCTCctggatggaggtggagagtcCCTTCAGGAACACGTCGTACAGTGCTGTGGCGTTCCACCCACTCTCCGCCGCCAGAGTGCGGAAGTGGATGGCGTAGTCGCTGACGGAGCTGCAGCCTTGTTTGAGGCCGCTCAGCTCTCGAGCCTTCTCCCGGCTGGTTGTCACCGGATCAAAAGTCCTTGTCAAAGCCTCCTTAAAGTCTTTTAGGGAGGAACAGAATGGTGATTCTCGATCCCACACTGCTGTAGCCCAAGCCCTCGCTCGCCCGGTCAGGTGGGAGATCATGAACGCGATCTTAGATCGTTCTGTGGGAAACGCATAGGGAGAGTGTTCAAAATGAATAGAACAATCTATCATGAATGCCTTGCACTGACCCGGTTCTCCGGAGTAGCGTTCCGGTGGAGCGAGCTTGGGTCCGACTCCGGTGCCGGAGAAACTCGGGACCAGTGTCGGGGAGGGCTGTGGTGCTGCCATGGTTCTGGTAGGTTGACGGAAGTGATCAATCAGATCCTGGACTTGAGACGACAACTGACCTAACTGTGACGCCATGGCTGCCTGGAACTCTTCCTGACGGGAAAGGCGAGATTCCTGGGCATGGACTGCGGCGGTGAGCTGgctggtctctgctgagtccatgctggccagtgtgtaccctcaggccgggactcagaagaggactcagacgcagagatcagtacacacagaagtttattgAACACTCTGGAACCAATTCgcgaagtgttaaacaaaccggCTATAAAATTAATCTAAGCAAAATGCTATATCTaataaatatctataataagaaaaataacaaagaacagaaaacgctcactaagaggaaTAACTAAGGAACTCTACGACTATGAATACTAGAAACAAAAAatgctcccgaaggaggaaactcaaACAGCAATGACTAAACAAGACTAGGTagggaaaacaaagaactcAAAATCTACTCCGAAAATAatggaggaacaggaaacaaaaagacaaaactatcACAACAGAAATCACTCTTCAAAAGAGGTAAATAATTTGGCTAACTAGAAtcttacataaataaatcaaaaaacCTAAGTTATCAAagttacaacacaaaacactcacgaagaggaaacaagagcttacaacaatatctgtggctgtggtacgggcaagggagatgacaggctcgggtgaattgctcgacggacaaagacactctggcacaagacaagggagacgcagactatttaacacgtggagggtaatcaggaacaggtggagacaataggtaatcagggcggacacacgggacacatgaggaagggcaagtgctctgaaacgaggggagagttaggccttcaaaataaaacaggaaataacaagacaaaaaacccatgacaagacaaacctcaccgcggtgtgacaacacacagtacacacaatacacagaatacacacagaatacacacagagtaaacacacacacacacactagacaGAATACACACTgagtaatcacacacacaatacacagaatcagaatcagcttcatTGGCCACATATGAATGCACGTACAAGGAAtgtgactctggtttaaacTTTACAGTCAATGTACttgaaaaaaggacaaacaagacacaaaagactgaacagaaaGTTAAGtagtacaaaaataaacaataagTAATACACAAACCGACATTTACAGTGAGCAGTgatgttaaaactgtgaatggATGATAAATGACCAGTCAGTGGATAgatagtacacacacacacacacacacacacacacacacacacacacacacatcagtgagtgCTGATGTAAACAGTCTGTGGTCTCGTCAAGTTAATTAGTCCTGACGAGCTGCTCAATTTaatcctccttcctctgtcacacagaccaatcagagctgctgatgtcaccctctcccctcccccaccccgtgtgtgtgtgtgtgtgtgtgtgtgtgtgtgtgtgtgtgtgtctgtgtgtgtgtgagagtgtgtgtgtgtgtgttcagcttctTTGTGTCAGCTCGGTCGCCgcggcagcagcagtttgaggaCGGAGCTTGTATGAAGCGCCGCTGCGTTCCTCTGAGAGCCGACCACAACCTGCTGACCCCCGACACGCATGGcctgtgagtacacacacacacactcacacacacgctgtgagtacacacacacacacactcacacacgcgctgtgagtacacacacgcacacacagacgctgtgagtacacacacacacactcacacacacgctgtgagtacacacatgcacacacacacgctgtgagtacacacacactcacacactcacacacacacacgctgtgagtacacacacacacactcacgctgtgagtacacacacacacacactcacacacactctgtttctgCCTGACGTCTCTGACAAACGATAGTTTTCCTCCTCTGAGTcatttttacagaaacagttCTGACTGATGTTTGAAACAAGGAAACATTTGAAGTAATGTTTCATGAATTCTCCTGAACAATAACTGCTATCAGTTTCTGGTGTCTTCAGATCCTCGGTCTCTGTATTCAGCTTCTTTGGTTCTCTGTCGTTGatctgacagactgacaggacaACCAAAGTGCTTCATTGTCCTGATtccttctgttcctctgtgaGCTTTTCTGGTTGTCTGTTGTctacctgcagcagctgcaggtgttgtGCAGCAACACGGTCGATGGTGAAAGCCACCAATCGCAGCCGAGCTGAAACGCCGCGGGGGTTTACAGGACAGTTTGACGAGCCTGTGATGTTgtgctccatcactctcctgCAGCACTCTGTCATGCTTAAACTTCAGCTTTCTGGTCTCAGGAACAAACTGATGACTGATGAAATTTACCTACAACAAGCAAACAATGAGCTTCAGCTCAAAGCACGAGAACTGAAACTGATAAAAACTGAAACTTTACTGAAGTACCACATTTCAAATGTGGATGTAAAATGACACCACTAATAATGTTTAATCCTGCCGTGATGACAGTCTGAACGTTTCAGTGAATCCATCACAACAAACTGATCCCAGTCCTGTCGTCTGGTCTCTCCTGCCCTCTAACTGTGGTCTGTTCCCAGGTCGGGGGTCAGGCTGCATCCTGTTGTCCAGGTGAGGTCGGAGGTCGCGGCCTCTTTATCAGGACGCCGGAATGACTTATGCCGCAGCGAATTGGCCGCCGGGTCAATGAAGCGGCACCCCCCCGCGACGGCTGCAATTCGTTTTCTGAGATTTgaggatgagacagagaaagaggccGAGACTCGCTACCTGGAGCGACAGAGGAGATGGGTGGGGCAAAGAGGGACAGGTGTCCTGGTTTCCAAACCAGACCTCAACCTGTATGTCAATGGCAGGCTGGGGCCGCAGGGGGGGGCACATGTTGTTGACAGACAGCATAGAGAACAAACACTGGTGGAGAACCTGAACCTCCATCTGCAGTCACCTGTACCTGAAGACCGGGGACGAAGTCTGTACAGGCCTCTCCTCAACATGCGgactgagccaatcagagagacCTACATTGGCTCTGTCACACCTGGTGAGACCAGTGGAGAACGGCGTGTTGGCAACAGCCAGGTGAGGAGAAAGACAAATCAGATGGAATTTAATGGAAATCAGGTGACCCTCTCTCAGGCCACGCCCACCACAGACCTGCCAATCAACCCCTATGCCCCCAACCAGCTGACCACTCCCACTCAGCCCTCATATTTAAGCTCACCGATCTCCAAATgcccctcctcctcgtctccgccaacagtgatgtcacagagtaTCCGTGTGAATGGCACAAAGGCAGGGAAGAATCTGAACCAGGACCCGGAGGAGCCCGGGAGACATGCTGCAGCCAAGCCCCACAGAGAGCTCcgacctgctgcagagctgaaggagaTGACTCCCTGTGTGGAGGAGCAAGGTCTGCATCTTAGGATGAAGAACTCCTCCTGGATCTCAGAGGCAACAGGTGAGAACAACTACATGTCacaacatttacatacacaacATACTGACTGCTGCAGAGATGAATATGTACTGCAACAACTACAGTACAgagtacagtatatacagtacagagtacagtatatacagtacagagtacagtatatactgtacatcctgccacAGTGtgctgatgcatcagtgttcaGCTTCATGTCTGACACACAGTAAGCAGACTGACCTGTGATCAGagtcctgctgctctctctttgtAGGCCACACGAGGAGGCCTCACTCAGGTTCATTACCTTTCCAGTCTGCAGCTGAAGGTGGACACTTTTGTTCCAAGACGGTCTCGCGTTTCAAGATATCTGGGGGTTGAATGAGTGGAGTGAAATGAGAGtgaaatctctctctttctctccattatTGTCACTtgtttatatatttctattgACTACCTGGTTGTTTCTGTGGCAGCTGGCTCTGCTGCATGCGTTTACCACTTGtctttgtgatgtgatgtgtgtgtaatgtgtcaGGAAATGTCATGTTCAgtgttctgtaaaatgttgaaaacGCTAAAAAAACCCGCTGCTATACATCAAATCACTTCACCTGTGAGGATCCATCTTTGATACACAACTCCACAGGAGGTTTTACTTGTTTTATGAAGTATTGTCCTTCTCTGACAGAAATGTGCAGATAATATATCAGTTTCATCAAGGCCAGTTGTCATGACAACTAGAGCTGAAAAATGCTCGAATATGATATGAAGATAAACTTTACTGAGTGAAGACTGTTATCAGCTGACCTCACTGAGCGGGACACTTCCTGTGTTCTCCTGATGTTTTAACAGGCTAAATTATGTCACACATACCTGTAAACACTAACGATTATGACTGGTTTCCAGCTGACAGCCGAGCCCCGCCCacctcagacagcagcagtgatggacAGGTCAGACAGCAAATGAGAGCGGAacttcacagtgatgacacCTCCCTTCCTGAACAGTAAGTTGAATCAGTGAAACACCCCCAGCTGGACGCCCTGATCCAACACTAAACACTAACCACATGACCACGACACATGTGGACTGGTGTGTCTGTCCAACGCGACATCTTTACTAAACAAACAATCGAGCTCGTCAACCAAATTGCATTACGTTTATTTTATCATGAATAATTACTTCAAGCTGTTTACAACAAGTGCATCCAGAACACACTGGAGCAAACTGTGTCCTCTTAGACAAATAACTACAACAATAgttgaatcaagggcaactggacttggtcgtagatatttgaaaatgttcatcttCATGTCTAACTGGAGTCCCGTTATCAAGGTCAATGATGCCACTCGGGTATCAATGACCCAGGGGGTAGGTAGCAATGACAACAGTCGCTGGGGTCATCACATGAGGCCAACTGTGAATAGTTGGATCTCTGTCGAGGCATGGTTTCTCTCATGTTATGTAAACAGCCTCCTTCACCCCTTTTTCTAAccatctgtcctctctgtccaaaTGTGGACATGCTGTCCCTGAATGAGTCGGGGCATGCAGACTCTAGACTCTTTTTCTTGAGTTTTGGTGGAACAGTTTCTGTCTTGTTGTGTCg
This DNA window, taken from Chelmon rostratus isolate fCheRos1 chromosome 4, fCheRos1.pri, whole genome shotgun sequence, encodes the following:
- the LOC121605036 gene encoding uncharacterized protein LOC121605036: MKRRCVPLRADHNLLTPDTHGLSGVRLHPVVQVRSEVAASLSGRRNDLCRSELAAGSMKRHPPATAAIRFLRFEDETEKEAETRYLERQRRWVGQRGTGVLVSKPDLNLYVNGRLGPQGGAHVVDRQHREQTLVENLNLHLQSPVPEDRGRSLYRPLLNMRTEPIRETYIGSVTPGETSGERRVGNSQVRRKTNQMEFNGNQVTLSQATPTTDLPINPYAPNQLTTPTQPSYLSSPISKCPSSSSPPTVMSQSIRVNGTKAGKNLNQDPEEPGRHAAAKPHRELRPAAELKEMTPCVEEQGLHLRMKNSSWISEATADSRAPPTSDSSSDGQVRQQMRAELHSDDTSLPEHFIRRDESSRLSLRRLFSTVTLSRARSGSLDRFSSRLRPSAHDPTPSCPRTSSSLLKKTLSVQSLSGGSPFLQLRKSSSVQNFGSDQKRKKDRSADYRPAAEQLLQRCLSLEDVGRPCSVRSVGRVLQVCSDGTFLLEVSRPKSRMFGFIISRGRGRPDSGVYVEDMVDSSTEKLYAGLLTVGDEILEVNGEKVACLSLDQVTHLLTQNPSATVRVLRHWRTSPHN